Proteins from a single region of Apium graveolens cultivar Ventura chromosome 7, ASM990537v1, whole genome shotgun sequence:
- the LOC141670576 gene encoding protein DETOXIFICATION 49-like codes for MLTSPLVVNEEGTNLTILKQDLIKKSTTTSHASLALKEMKCIANISVPMMLTGLILYSRSMISMIFLGRLGELSLAGGALAIGFANITGYSILSGLAMGMEPICGQAFGARRFKLLGLVMQRTILLLLLISIPVGFLWCNMKRILVFCGQEDDIATQAQLYILFSLPDLFAQSLLHPLRIYLRSQSITLPLTFCATLSIILHIPINYFLVVVLDLGIKGVALSGVWTNFNLVVSLIVYIIVSGVYKKTWGGVSTECIRGWKSLLNLAIPSCISVCLEWWWYEIMILLCGLLINPRATVASMGILIQTTSLIYIFPSSLSFGVSTRVGNELGANQPNKAKLATIIGLASSFTLGFSALFFAIMVRNVWAKMFTLDADIIALTSMVLPIIGLCELGNCPQTTGCGVLRGTARPKLGANINLGCFYLVGMPVALWLGFYAGLDFRGLWLGLLAAQGSCVVTMFIVISRTNWEHQALRAQELTGSTNVADVAEDEQVVDDQTKQKLKHNDNVNIDV; via the coding sequence ATGTTGACAAGCCCTTTGGTGGTTAATGAAGAAGGCACAAATCTTACAATACTAAAACAAGATTTGATCAAGAAAAGTACTACTACTAGTCATGCTTCTTTGGCACTCAAAGAGATGAAATGCATAGCCAACATTTCGGTTCCTATGATGCTAACAGGCCTTATACTTTACTCGAGATCGATGATCTCGATGATTTTCCTCGGGCGCCTAGGTGAGCTTTCTTTAGCCGGTGGTGCTTTAGCTATCGGATTCGCTAACATCACCGGCTACTCGATTCTGTCAGGGCTTGCTATGGGGATGGAACCTATTTGTGGTCAGGCTTTTGGAGCCAGAAGATTTAAACTTCTTGGTCTTGTCATgcaaagaacaattcttttacTTCTTTTAATCTCGATTCCTGTTGGTTTTCTTTGGTGTAACATGAAGAGAATCTTGGTTTTTTGTGGCCAAGAAGATGATATTGCAACACAAGCTCAATTATACATTCTTTTCTCACTTCCTGATTTGTTTGCTCAGTCTCTTCTGCATCCTTTACGTATATATCTCCGGTCACAGTCGATAACATTACCGTTAACCTTCTGTGCAACATTATCGATCATTCTTCACATACCGATCAATTACTTTCTTGTTGTAGTCCTTGATCTTGGCATAAAAGGCGTTGCCCTTAGCGGTGTCTGGACAAATTTCAACCTCGTTGTATCTTTGATTGTGTACATAATAGTCTCCGGTGTGTACAAGAAAACATGGGGAGGCGTTTCTACAGAATGCATTAGGGGCTGGAAATCTTTGCTAAACTTGGCCATTCCTAGCTGCATTTCGGTGTGTCTCGAATGGTGGTGGTACGAGATCATGATTTTATTGTGCGGATTGTTAATAAATCCGCGAGCAACAGTAGCTTCAATGGGAATTTTGATTCAGACCACTTCTCTAATCTACATTTTCCCATCTTCATTAAGCTTTGGTGTATCGACAAGAGTAGGAAACGAACTCGGAGCAAACCAGCCTAACAAGGCCAAGCTTGCGACAATAATAGGCCTTGCCTCAAGCTTCACATTAGGATTCTCAGCATTGTTTTTTGCAATTATGGTGAGAAATGTATGGGCCAAAATGTTCACTCTCGACGCTGATATTATTGCCCTAACATCGATGGTTCTACCAATTATCGGACTTTGTGAGCTAGGAAACTGTCCACAGACAACAGGATGCGGAGTTTTAAGAGGTACAGCTAGGCCGAAACTAGGTGCAAATATCAATTTAGGCTGCTTTTATCTGGTGGGAATGCCAGTGGCATTGTGGCTAGGTTTCTACGCAGGGCTGGATTTCAGAGGATTGTGGCTCGGGCTTTTGGCAGCTCAGGGCTCGTGTGTCGTGACCATGTTTATCGTCATTAGTCGAACTAACTGGGAGCATCAAGCCCTGAGAGCCCAAGAGCTGACAGGATCAACAAATGTTGCTGATGTTGCAGAGGATGAACAGGTTGTTGATGACCAAACTAAACAAAAATTGAAACATAATGACAATGTAAACATTGATGTTTGA